The proteins below come from a single Holdemania massiliensis genomic window:
- a CDS encoding antibiotic biosynthesis monooxygenase family protein — translation MKIIVNIYYTGIQGHARQFAEEMVQSGTVAQIRREEGNLRYDYFFSMEDPETVLLIDAWENQQAIDRHHASPMMKKITELRLKYDLHMKVERTVPSEEPLPESDKQFIRE, via the coding sequence ATGAAGATCATTGTCAACATCTATTATACAGGAATCCAGGGCCATGCCCGCCAATTTGCCGAAGAAATGGTTCAGAGCGGAACCGTTGCTCAGATTCGCCGGGAAGAAGGGAATCTTCGTTATGATTATTTCTTTTCCATGGAAGATCCGGAAACGGTCTTGTTGATTGATGCCTGGGAAAACCAGCAGGCGATTGACCGGCATCATGCCTCGCCGATGATGAAGAAAATCACGGAGCTTCGTTTAAAATATGATTTGCATATGAAAGTTGAAAGAACTGTTCCATCAGAAGAACCGCTCCCTGAATCAGACAAACAGTTTATCCGGGAATAA
- the feoB gene encoding ferrous iron transport protein B: protein MGLTVQSTSAKASRSFRFADSEILVALAGNPNVGKSTVFNELTGMKQHTGNWPGKTVALAKGVTRHHNQDYTLVDLPGTYSLIANSAEEAIASEFICFDKPAVTIVVCDATALQRNLNLVLQILQMTANVVVCVNLMDEAQKKNITLDLEALSRLLHVPVVGASARSHKGLDALMEAVADLAAHPRTEIACLDYPFAIQNELDRLRGQLRMLDPAYDIPWIALQILNAPETTLKLLYESTSMTQADIETLHSLALRSRKVLDQAYKKERWEDLLIQCPVEKAQELAEQTVTMNEAEAMKRDRQIDKILFSRWAGVPLMILLLCLVLWITLAGANVPSQMLAEFLFSLEAPLAAGLRALHLPEVLVIMLSEGMYRVLAWVVAVMLPPMAIFFPLFTYLEDLGYLPRVAFNLDKTFAKAHACGKQALTTCMGFGCNAAGVIGCRIVDSPRERLIAILTNNFAPCNGRFPTLISILTMFFLGSAAGLSQSLLSALLLTLTILLGLGMTFLVSRLLSATVLKGVPSSFTLELPPYRRPQLGKVLVRSVFDRTLFVLGRAITVAAPAGILLWVMANIGINGQSLLAWASGFLDPLGRFMGLDGVILIAFILGFPANEIVIPIIIMAYLANGSLIEMNSLSAMKDLFLAQGWTLTTAVCTLIFVLFHWPCSTTCLTIYKETKSLKWTLAAIAIPTVCGILCCSAAAFVLRLF, encoded by the coding sequence ATGGGACTCACTGTCCAGTCGACCAGCGCGAAAGCCAGCCGCAGCTTCCGCTTTGCGGATTCGGAAATTCTGGTAGCCCTGGCCGGCAATCCCAATGTCGGAAAAAGTACGGTATTCAATGAACTGACCGGCATGAAGCAGCATACCGGCAACTGGCCGGGAAAAACGGTCGCCTTGGCCAAAGGGGTGACCCGTCATCACAATCAGGACTACACGCTGGTTGATCTGCCAGGAACGTATTCTCTGATCGCCAACAGTGCGGAAGAAGCGATCGCCAGCGAATTCATCTGCTTTGACAAGCCGGCAGTGACAATCGTCGTCTGCGATGCGACCGCACTGCAGCGCAACCTGAATCTCGTCCTTCAAATTCTCCAGATGACCGCCAATGTCGTCGTCTGTGTTAATCTGATGGATGAAGCTCAGAAAAAAAATATCACCCTTGATCTGGAAGCTCTCAGCCGGCTGCTTCATGTCCCGGTGGTGGGCGCCAGCGCCCGTTCCCACAAAGGATTGGACGCCCTGATGGAGGCGGTGGCAGATCTGGCTGCGCATCCGCGAACCGAGATCGCCTGCCTGGACTATCCGTTTGCGATTCAAAATGAACTGGATCGGCTGCGTGGGCAGCTGCGGATGCTCGATCCAGCCTATGATATTCCCTGGATCGCCCTGCAGATCTTAAACGCGCCGGAAACCACGCTGAAGCTCTTGTATGAATCCACCTCCATGACCCAGGCTGATATCGAAACATTGCACAGTCTGGCACTGCGCAGCCGCAAGGTTCTGGATCAGGCGTATAAAAAAGAACGCTGGGAAGACTTGTTGATTCAATGCCCGGTGGAAAAAGCGCAGGAGCTTGCCGAACAAACTGTCACGATGAACGAAGCGGAGGCGATGAAGCGGGACCGGCAGATTGATAAGATTCTGTTCTCCCGCTGGGCGGGCGTGCCCTTGATGATTCTGCTTTTGTGCCTGGTCTTATGGATCACGCTGGCGGGGGCAAACGTACCTTCGCAGATGCTGGCGGAATTCCTGTTTTCTCTGGAAGCGCCGCTGGCGGCGGGTTTGCGTGCCTTGCATCTGCCGGAGGTTCTGGTCATCATGCTGAGCGAGGGCATGTATCGGGTTTTAGCCTGGGTCGTCGCCGTCATGCTTCCGCCGATGGCGATCTTCTTCCCGCTGTTTACCTATCTGGAAGATTTGGGTTATCTGCCGCGCGTTGCCTTCAACCTGGATAAAACCTTTGCGAAAGCGCACGCCTGCGGCAAGCAGGCCCTGACCACCTGCATGGGTTTTGGCTGCAATGCCGCCGGCGTCATCGGCTGCCGAATCGTCGATTCTCCACGCGAACGTTTGATCGCAATTCTCACGAACAACTTCGCTCCTTGTAATGGACGCTTTCCCACGCTGATCAGTATTCTGACAATGTTCTTTCTCGGCTCTGCTGCCGGTTTGTCGCAATCGCTGCTTTCAGCGCTGTTGTTAACCCTAACAATCTTATTGGGACTGGGCATGACGTTTCTGGTCAGCCGGCTGTTATCCGCCACCGTGCTCAAAGGCGTACCGTCCTCGTTTACACTGGAGCTGCCGCCTTATCGCAGACCGCAGCTGGGCAAGGTGCTGGTACGTTCTGTCTTTGACCGCACGCTGTTTGTCTTAGGCCGGGCGATCACCGTCGCCGCTCCCGCCGGCATCCTGCTTTGGGTTATGGCCAATATCGGCATCAACGGTCAGTCCCTTCTGGCCTGGGCTTCCGGTTTCCTGGATCCGTTAGGCCGCTTCATGGGTCTGGACGGAGTCATTCTGATCGCCTTCATCCTCGGCTTTCCTGCCAATGAAATCGTCATTCCGATCATCATCATGGCTTATCTGGCCAATGGCTCTCTGATTGAGATGAACAGTCTGAGCGCGATGAAAGACCTGTTTCTGGCCCAGGGCTGGACCCTGACCACGGCAGTCTGCACACTGATCTTCGTCCTGTTTCACTGGCCATGTTCAACGACCTGCCTGACGATTTACAAAGAAACCAAAAGTCTGAAATGGACGCTGGCGGCGATTGCGATCCCGACGGTCTGCGGTATCCTGTGCTGCAGTGCGGCAGCGTTTGTGCTGCGGCTGTTCTGA
- a CDS encoding FeoA family protein produces MSIVQCSLNQIPLGKRCKVTQLNSTGSIRTRLQDIGLVQGTELIPLVKSCAGDPVAYLIRGTVIAIRDKDSRSILVEHDEE; encoded by the coding sequence ATGAGTATCGTCCAATGTTCATTAAATCAAATCCCATTGGGGAAGCGCTGCAAAGTGACTCAGCTCAACAGCACCGGCTCCATCCGCACCCGTTTGCAGGATATCGGTTTAGTCCAGGGAACGGAACTGATTCCGCTGGTCAAAAGCTGTGCCGGCGATCCGGTAGCTTATCTGATCCGTGGTACCGTCATTGCCATTCGCGACAAAGATTCCCGTTCCATCCTTGTCGAGCATGACGAGGAATAA
- a CDS encoding ABC transporter permease, with translation MFRLISKRLFSALAVMFVVSLITFMVLKWIPGDPAQLILGTEATPESLEALRTSMGLNLPWTAQYARWLGNLLQGDWGTSYLFGENVRTLILQRLPVTFSLTLFSMILAVCFSAGLGIVSALFQGSWIDRLSRSLMQLGAAIPAFWLGMIFMILFAAQLHWFPVTGYTPPAEGISAYLHSLALPSIILAIGESGVLIRLFRSSMLSALNQDFMQSAQVKGLPRTTAILKYALRSAMIAPITVIGSQTAKLFGGTVIIETIFALPGIGRLLLTSVEQRDIQLLQGIVLFITLMVVLFNFITDMLVIAANPLIRMESGGNET, from the coding sequence ATGTTTAGACTTATAAGCAAACGGCTGTTCAGCGCTTTGGCTGTCATGTTCGTCGTTTCCCTGATTACCTTCATGGTTTTAAAATGGATTCCCGGTGATCCGGCCCAGCTGATTCTGGGGACGGAAGCCACGCCGGAAAGTCTGGAAGCCCTGCGAACATCGATGGGATTAAATCTGCCGTGGACGGCTCAGTATGCCCGCTGGCTTGGCAATCTGCTTCAGGGAGACTGGGGGACTTCATATCTGTTTGGTGAAAACGTCCGCACGCTGATTCTGCAGCGGCTGCCGGTCACTTTCTCACTGACCCTCTTTTCGATGATCCTGGCAGTCTGCTTTTCCGCTGGACTTGGGATTGTTTCCGCGCTTTTTCAGGGAAGTTGGATCGACCGGCTGTCCCGTTCCCTGATGCAGCTGGGTGCAGCGATTCCTGCTTTCTGGCTGGGTATGATCTTCATGATTCTTTTTGCGGCGCAGCTGCATTGGTTTCCCGTCACGGGCTATACCCCGCCCGCTGAAGGCATTTCAGCCTATCTGCACAGTTTGGCACTGCCTTCGATCATTCTGGCGATCGGCGAGTCCGGAGTTTTAATCCGGCTGTTCCGTTCTTCGATGCTCAGTGCTCTAAATCAGGACTTCATGCAAAGTGCTCAGGTCAAGGGTCTGCCGCGCACCACGGCGATTCTCAAATATGCCCTGCGCAGCGCGATGATCGCACCGATCACCGTGATCGGCAGTCAAACTGCCAAGTTGTTCGGCGGCACGGTCATCATTGAAACGATCTTTGCTTTGCCGGGGATCGGCCGGCTCTTGCTGACCTCAGTGGAACAACGAGATATCCAGCTTCTTCAGGGAATTGTCCTGTTCATCACCTTGATGGTCGTCCTGTTTAATTTCATCACGGATATGCTGGTAATCGCAGCTAATCCGCTGATTCGCATGGAATCCGGAGGAAACGAAACATGA
- a CDS encoding ABC transporter substrate-binding protein, translated as MKKLICFGLSLLMLAMSACSAQPTPSSDPAGPSAAPVKNELIMAMSVDPDGLDPQRTTAASTFQITNNLYEPLLKVTTDGTLKAGLAESWTVSEDGMTLTFTLRGNAQFSNGNPCDSAAVIASFERLKAEGSPRAADYANLMTMEAPDAKTVVFTTETLDVAILSTFAYPWAAIVDVTVADTLKNQPVGTGAYTLKEWVPQQSLTLVKNENYPETVNLETIQFKMMPDAASQISAFQNGELDIISVSGDQVAAFENNPAYTVVQAPANSLQLMAMNLSHEALSDLRVRQAINYAVDKDALIDTVWWGYGEKIGSHYPTVLKEYVDHSEDYSYDPEMAKSLLKEAGYENGLTLNLVLPKNYTAYVNAGQVIADQLEAVGIHCEITIVEWASWLSDVYNGRQYDLTVVGHTGRLDPYVLLARYQSASSENYFNYNNPEVDQLLSDYKAEGREAQRTEIVKRVEEILAEEVPALYIQDPISIYVLQKGIEGFATYPIDIYEMKDVRFAQ; from the coding sequence ATGAAGAAACTGATCTGTTTCGGTCTGAGTCTGTTGATGCTCGCAATGAGCGCCTGTTCTGCTCAGCCAACCCCTTCAAGCGATCCCGCCGGCCCCAGTGCAGCGCCGGTTAAAAACGAGCTGATCATGGCGATGAGCGTCGATCCGGATGGATTGGATCCGCAGCGCACCACCGCGGCCAGCACTTTCCAGATTACCAACAATCTATACGAACCCCTGTTAAAAGTCACCACTGACGGTACATTGAAAGCCGGTTTGGCCGAGTCCTGGACAGTGAGCGAGGACGGCATGACGCTGACCTTCACGCTGCGCGGCAACGCCCAGTTTTCCAATGGCAATCCCTGCGACAGCGCCGCAGTCATTGCTTCTTTTGAACGATTAAAGGCAGAAGGCAGTCCGCGGGCTGCAGATTACGCCAACCTGATGACGATGGAAGCACCGGATGCGAAAACCGTCGTCTTCACAACAGAAACGCTGGATGTGGCAATTCTGTCCACGTTTGCTTATCCTTGGGCTGCGATCGTCGATGTTACAGTCGCTGATACATTAAAGAATCAACCCGTCGGCACTGGAGCCTATACCTTAAAGGAATGGGTTCCGCAGCAGTCGCTGACCCTGGTCAAAAACGAAAACTACCCGGAAACGGTCAACCTGGAAACCATTCAGTTTAAAATGATGCCAGACGCTGCTTCGCAGATCTCCGCTTTTCAAAACGGTGAACTGGACATCATCAGTGTCTCCGGCGATCAGGTTGCCGCGTTTGAAAACAATCCGGCCTACACCGTAGTTCAGGCGCCGGCCAATTCCCTGCAGTTAATGGCGATGAATTTAAGCCATGAAGCTCTTTCCGATCTGCGGGTACGGCAGGCCATCAATTACGCAGTTGACAAAGACGCACTGATTGATACGGTCTGGTGGGGTTATGGCGAAAAGATTGGTTCCCATTATCCGACCGTGCTTAAAGAATACGTCGATCACAGTGAAGATTACAGCTATGATCCGGAAATGGCCAAATCCCTGCTGAAAGAAGCCGGCTATGAAAACGGGCTGACGCTGAACCTGGTGCTGCCGAAGAATTATACGGCTTACGTCAACGCCGGTCAGGTCATCGCGGATCAGCTCGAAGCTGTCGGAATCCATTGCGAGATCACAATTGTAGAATGGGCCTCGTGGCTGAGCGACGTCTATAACGGAAGACAGTACGATCTGACGGTCGTCGGCCACACCGGAAGACTCGATCCTTATGTGCTGTTAGCCCGCTATCAATCTGCCAGCTCAGAGAATTATTTCAATTACAACAATCCGGAAGTCGACCAGCTGTTAAGCGATTATAAGGCGGAAGGCCGGGAAGCCCAGCGCACTGAGATCGTCAAACGTGTTGAAGAAATTCTGGCGGAAGAAGTTCCGGCCCTCTACATCCAGGATCCGATTTCAATCTATGTCCTGCAGAAAGGCATTGAAGGCTTTGCGACTTATCCGATCGACATCTACGAAATGAAGGATGTCCGCTTCGCTCAGTAA